One Helianthus annuus cultivar XRQ/B chromosome 12, HanXRQr2.0-SUNRISE, whole genome shotgun sequence genomic region harbors:
- the LOC110892661 gene encoding cytosolic sulfotransferase 17 translates to MKTGTTWLKALMFTTLNRFRFDFSDHPLLRNGPHGCFPVVDVYQSTSYPIGDSEDLSFPRLFGSHFAHNVLPASITDPSSGCKFVYVCRDPKDVVVSMWHFILKLRPKELPPVSFDQVFKAFCEGVTEYGPYWDHVLGFWKAAHESPDKILFFKYEEIKSDAEAHVKKLAEFMGVPISVQEEDNGMVKKIAEFCSFEHLTSLEINKTGFQKISSEYGIPNHVFFRRGEVGDWKSHLTKEMKEQIDRITHDKLKGSGLTIGATPES, encoded by the coding sequence ATGAAGACTGGCACCACATGGCTCAAAGCACTCATGTTTACCACCCTCAATCGATTTCGCTTTGATTTTTCAGACCACCCGTTGCTCCGTAATGGACCACATGGATGTTTTCCAGTTGTTGATGTATACCAATCCACAAGCTACCCCATTGGTGATTCAGAAGACCTTTCGTTCCCTCGACTTTTTGGTAGCCATTTTGCACATAACGTGTTACCTGCATCCATCACAGATCCTTCTTCCGGATGCAAATTCGTTTACGTGTGTAGGGATCCTAAAGACGTGGTAGTCTCAATGTGGCACTTCATACTTAAACTGAGACCTAAAGAGCTTCCTCCAGTCTCATTCGATCAGGTGTTTAAGGCATTCTGTGAGGGTGTTACAGAGTATGGGCCGTATTGGGATCATGTGCTAGGGTTTTGGAAGGCGGCCCATGAATCTCCAGACAAGATATTATTCTTCAAGTACGAGGAGATCAAGAGTGATGCGGAGGCTCATGTAAAGAAGTTGGCTGAATTCATGGGAGTGCCGATTTCGGTTCAAGAGGAGGATAATGGAATGGTGAAAAAGATCGCTGAGTTTTGTAGTTTTGAGCACTTGACGAGCCTGGAGATAAATAAGACTGGGTTTCAAAAGATTTCAAGTGAGTATGGGATACCAAATCATGTTTTTTTTCGAAGAGGTGAAGTGGGAGATTGGAAATCTCACTTGACCAAGGAGATGAAAGAACAAATTGATCGAATTACCCATGACAAGTTAAAAGGCTCGGGTTTGACAATTGGTGCAACTCCCGAATCATGA